A window from candidate division TA06 bacterium encodes these proteins:
- a CDS encoding insulinase family protein: protein MKSKISSVVLSLILIASFGRLQAQTYWKPPRPQKTVLANGLTLLVVERHNLPVVVVKAMIRGGSACDPGELPGLANFTAEILDKGTKIRTAQDIAQMFDWMGAVYENSCDYDASYFSLAFLSRDLGQVLPVFMDLLQNPKVDSAEVERLRNQLLSNIQDDRDQPETIGRQAFDSLLYRGHPYSRPVYGQEAALARIGASDIVSFHGKYFVPNNTVIAVVGDIKPAKISELLKKLTKNWLKAEVPPVIFDQIPKINRPGLQMIHRPISQAYVVLGFLGPKRLDPDYQAARLMNYILGGGGFVSRLFTKIRVQQGLAYDVDSYFSPRLDYGPYAFTVQTKCQTADTALKTMLLEIERIQKEPVSDQELLEAKAYFRGSYPFRYETNEQIAGQILGAELYGLSPDQVIKDLEAIQKVTKEDLLQSAQRLLKPRNYIVAMATDTAITKINIPGLTVEKK from the coding sequence GTGCTAGCCAACGGTCTGACCCTGTTGGTGGTGGAAAGGCACAACCTGCCGGTGGTGGTGGTCAAGGCCATGATCCGTGGCGGCAGCGCCTGCGACCCTGGGGAACTGCCGGGCCTAGCCAACTTTACTGCCGAGATCCTTGACAAGGGGACCAAGATCAGGACCGCCCAGGACATAGCCCAGATGTTCGATTGGATGGGGGCGGTATACGAAAACAGTTGTGATTACGACGCCTCATATTTTTCGCTGGCCTTTTTGAGCCGGGATCTGGGGCAGGTTTTGCCGGTATTCATGGATCTGCTGCAGAACCCCAAGGTGGACTCGGCTGAGGTGGAACGGCTTCGCAACCAGCTATTATCCAATATCCAGGACGACCGGGACCAGCCTGAGACCATCGGCCGCCAGGCCTTCGATTCCCTGCTGTACCGAGGCCATCCCTACAGCCGTCCGGTCTATGGCCAGGAGGCGGCTCTGGCTAGGATCGGGGCTTCCGACATCGTTTCTTTCCACGGGAAATATTTCGTTCCCAACAATACAGTGATCGCCGTAGTGGGGGATATCAAACCGGCCAAGATTTCGGAGCTTTTAAAAAAACTGACCAAAAACTGGCTAAAAGCGGAAGTTCCGCCCGTAATTTTTGATCAGATTCCCAAAATCAATCGGCCCGGCCTGCAGATGATCCATCGGCCCATCAGCCAGGCCTATGTGGTGCTGGGCTTTCTGGGCCCCAAGCGCCTCGATCCCGATTATCAGGCGGCCCGGCTGATGAACTACATCCTGGGCGGCGGAGGTTTTGTTTCCCGTCTCTTTACCAAAATCAGGGTGCAGCAGGGCCTGGCGTACGACGTTGATTCTTACTTTTCCCCCCGGCTGGACTACGGTCCCTATGCTTTTACCGTTCAGACCAAATGCCAGACCGCCGATACCGCCCTTAAAACCATGCTGCTGGAAATAGAGCGGATCCAAAAAGAGCCGGTTTCGGACCAGGAATTGCTGGAGGCCAAAGCCTATTTCCGGGGCAGCTATCCTTTCCGTTACGAAACCAACGAACAGATCGCCGGACAAATATTAGGGGCCGAACTTTACGGCTTAAGCCCCGATCAGGTAATCAAGGACCTGGAAGCCATTCAAAAGGTCACCAAGGAAGATCTGCTGCAGTCCGCCCAACGCCTGTTGAAGCCCCGGAACTACATCGTTGCCATGGCCACGGACACAGCCATTACCAAGATCAATATTCCGGGATTGACGGTAGAAAAGAAATAA
- a CDS encoding T9SS type A sorting domain-containing protein encodes MKKSLFCIVAILFFVTGLNASSSKIADYTYKIEMELIPARPKIGQVINVKWKVSGDKSATNAYASINTFGAPAEIVEIVSPLKGNGTVDNENKGIKFSITKGEVKTFEASIIIHSAPHALLYNKAKSVGFSLGVLSYDKINGKGIGVCADPRKQLYLIDKATGQLGTLSDWDEMVNGPLKLRKIFWKYNHIDGEWLNVPDQSFEITNRQIAANMKTLEPALTDSEALCLHADNIKLIVNAVGDPKATDDERIKILLSKGWLKAQREGSSVKEKWFINFIKSNNGKWDRSSTDPQFFRDDVNNGAIVCNSSGGDGSKLSTTFVGYWKYQDHIYDLDKLQFAYNVKPVKNAEVGIRAYWSGQGAIWVGWGTTGDDGSFTISTELIPSGATSVRAYPILFTWGPDRFSELLKVSDPVSLFSTWRSPRDTTIWFEPRSDSPLANVLAPGGLCDFGICWPETTTSVRHQPKSGAVNIYSTLYEARNFNSPAPDRELRVFWEPGYDSTTHYKWTPEHIFVNGDTAMISAGGSDEWDDDVILHEYGHFLNDYYAYIDQSKFDKIAPVHDWWTNDVIYTTTAYVEGWANYWSSRCRVGSGFDTLIINTLGGLSVLYDQSDYKNIENPWDYRGNSVYTFQPGPFCEGSLSGILWDIYDGFDEIPYPNDSLFADSLSLGTGYIWDIFDNYHAYDTCHSYSIGSFLRGWKNPPAHPAESYEHYDGMESILAHHGVDIPLRPKSLTSTCDSAYPWSSALSWKPGSSGGAKSAPSKSSAVGYNIYRYDSLVTHYYKINANLVTDTNYADNTVQENTTYFYRITAVDSADEESFYSNTSAVRIPHIQFLTKVPYATGYNNNAKLIYDPVNSNMHLIYQGPYVVSTSDYNLFYTNSTDAGHSWAVDTAIGCGRNPVIDLDTSGHPCVAWGGGAGPISFVRKTSPWLPIVLPQVCTISRVSMAIDHTDTAFVCYAGYNLPVNEETDEGEIQLVKFPVVNATVAVVETLALSGKTPMLAIDDSNNVHLVYVAAYEIYYLARIAGVWGTPINLSQSSLVAQHPMINVYGDKLSVTWEENNGGQYDIYNRILIISANTWTTAENISNNTSNSINPVTTMAGYAYWADDSSGTYQIYRKRYIDGAGWPDSTKQRITTDDSLCNYPQATFSQTIDTTKAFVIWTQNEAIPFKVRFDKSVVQPVAKIYIDGGQVLASPFNISRDGYKVFGPASYQSIDYGAEEVAYKFDNLNSNKDYKVSVTYYFENVESNAKGQSNKPIWHEQLKVDKQTVATTKVKAGQPTTVEVLVPRQWYAKDGSIVLTVKNINGKYAMATDVKLYEFSKPTSTEKTDGGTQTAFTAPVTLPLINQLCQNAPNPFGSQPTTIQYAVTKPGNVSLKVYNISGQLVKTLVNESKQPGYYNVSWNGKDEAGKQAASGVYFYRIQANGFDNTKKLVVLK; translated from the coding sequence ATGAAAAAGTCACTATTTTGCATCGTTGCAATTCTTTTCTTTGTGACGGGTCTAAATGCTTCCTCCTCAAAGATTGCAGATTACACTTACAAAATAGAAATGGAATTAATACCCGCGAGACCTAAAATAGGTCAAGTTATTAATGTAAAATGGAAAGTAAGCGGCGACAAAAGCGCTACGAACGCCTACGCTTCCATTAACACATTTGGCGCTCCGGCGGAAATAGTGGAAATAGTTTCACCCCTTAAAGGCAACGGCACCGTAGATAATGAAAACAAGGGGATTAAGTTTAGCATAACCAAAGGGGAGGTAAAAACATTTGAAGCAAGTATTATAATACATTCTGCCCCGCATGCTTTATTATATAATAAAGCTAAAAGCGTTGGTTTTTCACTCGGCGTTCTTTCATATGACAAAATTAACGGCAAAGGTATTGGCGTTTGCGCAGACCCAAGGAAACAGCTATATCTCATTGATAAAGCTACTGGCCAATTAGGCACATTATCTGATTGGGACGAAATGGTCAATGGGCCACTCAAATTACGTAAAATATTTTGGAAATATAATCATATAGACGGTGAATGGTTAAATGTGCCAGACCAGAGTTTTGAAATAACCAACAGACAAATTGCCGCCAATATGAAAACATTAGAACCAGCACTCACCGATTCTGAAGCATTGTGCCTTCACGCAGATAACATAAAGCTAATAGTCAATGCTGTGGGGGACCCCAAAGCCACGGATGATGAAAGAATAAAAATTCTCTTAAGCAAAGGTTGGTTAAAGGCTCAAAGGGAAGGATCCAGCGTAAAAGAGAAATGGTTTATAAATTTTATAAAAAGCAATAATGGTAAATGGGATAGGAGTAGTACAGACCCCCAATTTTTTCGTGATGATGTTAATAATGGTGCTATTGTTTGCAATAGTAGTGGGGGGGATGGTTCTAAACTTTCGACGACGTTCGTAGGTTATTGGAAATATCAAGATCATATATATGATCTTGATAAATTGCAATTTGCATACAACGTGAAGCCGGTTAAGAATGCTGAGGTTGGTATAAGGGCCTATTGGTCTGGTCAAGGCGCAATATGGGTTGGCTGGGGGACGACTGGTGATGATGGTTCTTTTACTATCTCAACCGAGCTAATACCAAGTGGGGCTACAAGCGTTAGGGCATATCCCATTCTTTTCACGTGGGGGCCAGATCGTTTTAGTGAACTGCTTAAAGTGTCAGACCCAGTTTCCCTTTTCAGTACTTGGCGCAGTCCGCGGGATACAACAATATGGTTTGAGCCCCGTAGTGATAGTCCTTTAGCAAATGTACTTGCACCGGGTGGTCTTTGTGATTTCGGCATTTGCTGGCCAGAAACAACTACGAGCGTTCGTCATCAACCCAAAAGTGGTGCAGTTAATATTTATTCTACTTTGTATGAAGCCAGAAATTTCAATTCACCTGCACCCGATAGAGAATTGCGCGTATTTTGGGAGCCGGGATACGACAGCACTACACATTACAAATGGACTCCGGAACATATTTTTGTAAATGGTGACACCGCCATGATCTCTGCTGGTGGTTCTGACGAATGGGATGATGATGTCATTCTTCACGAATACGGACATTTTTTAAACGATTATTATGCATATATTGACCAATCCAAGTTCGATAAAATTGCTCCTGTACATGATTGGTGGACAAACGATGTTATATATACAACAACGGCTTATGTTGAAGGCTGGGCAAATTATTGGTCAAGCCGTTGTCGTGTTGGTTCCGGTTTTGATACCCTGATAATAAATACATTAGGCGGCCTATCGGTTCTTTACGACCAATCAGACTATAAAAACATTGAAAATCCTTGGGACTACAGGGGTAATTCAGTTTATACCTTCCAGCCAGGGCCTTTCTGTGAAGGCTCTCTGTCCGGTATTTTGTGGGATATTTATGATGGGTTTGACGAAATACCGTATCCCAATGATAGCCTTTTTGCGGATTCACTTTCGCTTGGTACGGGCTATATTTGGGATATTTTTGATAATTATCATGCTTATGACACATGCCATAGCTATTCAATAGGCAGTTTTTTAAGAGGCTGGAAAAATCCTCCGGCTCACCCCGCCGAAAGCTATGAGCATTATGACGGCATGGAAAGTATTTTAGCCCATCACGGGGTGGATATTCCATTGAGACCTAAGTCGCTTACAAGCACATGCGATTCGGCCTATCCCTGGTCTTCGGCGTTATCTTGGAAGCCGGGTTCTTCGGGCGGCGCTAAATCAGCCCCATCCAAATCAAGCGCCGTGGGTTATAATATTTACCGGTATGATTCATTGGTCACGCACTACTATAAAATCAATGCTAACTTGGTTACAGACACAAATTACGCCGACAATACCGTACAAGAAAACACCACCTATTTTTACCGTATCACGGCGGTTGATTCCGCCGACGAGGAAAGCTTCTATTCAAACACTTCCGCTGTTAGAATACCTCATATACAGTTTCTCACAAAAGTTCCGTATGCCACCGGGTATAATAATAACGCCAAATTAATTTACGATCCCGTTAATTCAAATATGCATTTGATTTACCAAGGCCCCTATGTTGTCTCAACTTCTGATTATAATTTATTTTACACCAACTCTACGGATGCCGGCCATTCTTGGGCTGTTGATACTGCCATAGGTTGCGGCCGCAATCCGGTTATAGACCTTGACACTTCCGGCCATCCTTGCGTTGCCTGGGGCGGCGGCGCTGGCCCCATAAGTTTTGTTCGCAAAACGTCACCTTGGCTGCCAATTGTGTTGCCGCAGGTTTGCACAATTTCGCGCGTAAGTATGGCAATAGACCATACCGACACTGCTTTTGTGTGTTATGCAGGTTATAACCTTCCGGTAAACGAGGAAACTGACGAAGGTGAAATACAGTTGGTTAAGTTCCCTGTTGTTAACGCAACGGTTGCTGTTGTAGAAACGTTGGCCCTTTCAGGCAAAACCCCAATGTTGGCCATTGATGACAGCAATAACGTCCATTTAGTATATGTAGCTGCGTATGAAATATATTATCTTGCCCGAATTGCTGGCGTTTGGGGAACGCCCATCAATCTTTCCCAATCATCCCTTGTTGCCCAGCATCCTATGATTAATGTTTATGGCGATAAGTTGAGCGTTACCTGGGAAGAAAACAACGGCGGCCAATACGATATCTATAACAGGATATTGATCATTTCGGCCAACACTTGGACGACCGCCGAAAATATAAGCAATAATACCTCAAATTCTATTAACCCTGTTACTACAATGGCTGGCTATGCTTATTGGGCCGATGATTCCAGCGGCACATATCAAATATATCGCAAGAGATATATTGACGGCGCGGGCTGGCCAGACAGCACCAAGCAAAGAATAACTACTGATGACAGCCTTTGCAACTACCCCCAGGCAACGTTTAGCCAAACAATAGATACGACCAAAGCATTTGTAATATGGACACAAAACGAGGCTATTCCTTTTAAAGTCAGGTTTGACAAGTCTGTCGTTCAACCCGTAGCTAAAATTTATATTGACGGAGGACAGGTGCTTGCTTCGCCCTTCAACATCAGCCGGGACGGCTACAAAGTATTCGGTCCGGCATCATATCAAAGCATTGATTACGGCGCAGAAGAAGTGGCTTACAAGTTTGACAATCTAAACAGCAATAAAGACTACAAAGTATCCGTAACCTATTATTTTGAAAATGTTGAAAGCAATGCCAAAGGCCAGTCTAACAAACCCATCTGGCATGAACAGCTAAAAGTAGACAAACAGACCGTAGCCACCACCAAGGTCAAAGCCGGCCAGCCCACTACTGTTGAAGTTTTGGTGCCGCGGCAATGGTATGCCAAAGATGGGAGCATTGTATTGACGGTTAAAAACATCAATGGCAAATATGCTATGGCTACCGATGTCAAATTGTATGAGTTCAGCAAGCCAACTTCTACTGAAAAGACTGATGGCGGAACCCAAACCGCTTTTACCGCTCCCGTAACATTGCCGTTGATTAACCAATTATGCCAAAATGCGCCGAATCCCTTTGGCAGCCAGCCGACCACTATTCAGTATGCGGTAACCAAGCCGGGGAATGTAAGCCTTAAGGTTTACAATATTTCCGGGCAGTTGGTAAAAACTTTGGTGAACGAAAGTAAGCAGCCTGGGTATTACAATGTAAGCTGGAACGGCAAGGACGAAGCCGGAAAGCAAGCAGCTTCTGGCGTTTATTTCTACCGCATCCAGGCCAATGGGTTTGACAACACCAAGAAGCTGGTGGTACTGAAATAA